From a region of the Thermomonas sp. HDW16 genome:
- a CDS encoding serine/threonine-protein kinase: protein MNETAMERQKRVMAIFDAVIELDGDTREQRLHELCGDDADLLADVRVLLAADARTGEPFGGNASAWGEALAGDAAQDAMVGRTIGAWTIIGVIGRGGMGAVYAVERGDGAYVQHAALKLIRASADTPAARERFLRERQILAGLQHPNIATLLDGGFSADGEPYFVMERIDGVPIDRWCDTRTLSLRERIVLFLQVLDAVRYAHRNLVVHRDLKPSNLLVDADGRVKLLDFGIAKQLQGGDVTATHDRALTFEYASPEQLHDAPITTATDLWQLGVILHRLLSGAHPFGLTRDTPVASQLQQLEREPEPLTRAAAQATPELAAQRGGMSPASLAHALRGNLAAIVQACLRRDPEQRYASADALANDLKAWLDDRPIAAVPLSRGERAKLWLRRNRLLAASIGAVVIALIAGTGVALWQANEARRESARSRESLQFLSDTLAAASPEQAMSKEVSVRQLLDSARSELDKRNAGAEVKQPVQRMLGHLYQSLGELKIAAALFDAGLKNAEPKDRGEALALTADMDNYAGILGEMERCKESLALAERVQAMRQRFSPGDEAQRMRSLKTLGSAHSCLRDYKRAERDWNDALGIADSLRSPPTAEIVGIYDALWLMLDMQGQYDQALALTDKGLAFVDRAGQKADTPLRVGLLRSKATSLYRLGKPNDALSFMQQAIALQRASVGEKGSNTAILYNDLTLILNGLGRYREAADAALHAQRLGEEAGMGPAEAAIQLSNLADALENAGDYPQAVQRKEQALAMLDKAGAGSDDPTRRKIEVMLARALGFAGRFDEASKRMTRAREAARKLDGEDSMQYAYATWQMAVLEKNMGDATAGLPILEEAARRWTKLVPPEHTVFTQVHRVRVHFALMQGDLALAEREQRAALARFQVTQGAPASLAVAQAEMADILAAQGRHDDARKLLLQALPVLRESVLPQELNRSAAEALAKQLGLH, encoded by the coding sequence ATGAACGAAACGGCGATGGAACGCCAGAAGCGCGTGATGGCGATCTTCGATGCCGTGATCGAGCTTGATGGCGACACCCGCGAACAACGTCTGCACGAACTGTGCGGCGACGATGCCGATTTGCTGGCTGACGTGCGCGTCCTGCTGGCGGCGGACGCGCGTACCGGCGAGCCTTTCGGCGGCAACGCCAGCGCCTGGGGCGAGGCGCTTGCCGGCGACGCCGCGCAGGACGCGATGGTGGGTCGCACCATAGGCGCGTGGACGATCATCGGCGTCATTGGCCGTGGCGGCATGGGCGCGGTGTACGCGGTCGAACGCGGCGATGGCGCCTATGTTCAACACGCCGCGCTCAAGCTGATCCGCGCCAGTGCGGATACGCCTGCCGCGCGTGAACGTTTCCTGCGCGAGCGGCAAATCCTTGCAGGCTTGCAGCACCCGAACATCGCCACCCTGCTGGATGGCGGCTTCAGTGCCGACGGCGAGCCGTACTTCGTGATGGAACGCATCGACGGTGTGCCGATCGACCGCTGGTGCGACACGCGCACGCTCAGCCTACGCGAGCGCATCGTGCTGTTCCTGCAGGTACTGGACGCAGTGCGCTATGCGCATCGCAACCTGGTGGTGCATCGCGACCTGAAGCCGTCCAACCTGCTGGTCGATGCGGACGGACGGGTGAAGCTGCTCGACTTCGGCATCGCCAAGCAACTGCAAGGCGGCGACGTCACCGCCACCCACGACCGCGCGCTGACCTTCGAATACGCCAGCCCGGAGCAACTGCACGACGCGCCGATCACCACCGCCACCGACCTCTGGCAACTGGGCGTGATCCTGCATCGGCTGCTGTCCGGCGCGCATCCGTTCGGTCTGACCCGCGACACGCCGGTCGCAAGCCAACTGCAGCAACTCGAGCGCGAACCGGAACCGCTGACGCGCGCCGCCGCACAGGCCACGCCGGAGCTGGCCGCACAGCGCGGCGGGATGAGTCCCGCATCACTGGCGCATGCATTGCGCGGGAATCTTGCGGCCATCGTGCAGGCCTGCCTGCGCCGCGATCCGGAACAACGCTACGCCTCTGCCGATGCGCTGGCCAACGACCTCAAGGCCTGGCTGGACGATCGCCCGATCGCTGCGGTGCCGCTGTCGCGCGGCGAGCGGGCGAAGTTGTGGCTGCGGCGCAATCGGTTGCTGGCGGCGTCCATCGGTGCTGTCGTGATTGCCTTGATCGCAGGTACCGGCGTTGCCCTGTGGCAGGCGAACGAGGCTCGGCGGGAAAGCGCGCGTAGCCGTGAGTCACTGCAGTTCCTCTCGGACACCCTTGCTGCCGCATCGCCCGAACAGGCGATGAGCAAGGAGGTCAGCGTGCGCCAATTGCTGGATAGCGCGCGCAGCGAGCTGGATAAACGCAATGCGGGCGCGGAGGTGAAACAGCCGGTTCAACGGATGCTCGGGCATTTGTACCAGTCGCTCGGAGAATTGAAGATCGCGGCCGCCTTGTTCGACGCCGGCTTGAAGAATGCAGAACCGAAAGACCGGGGCGAAGCGCTGGCGCTCACTGCCGACATGGACAACTACGCCGGCATCCTCGGCGAGATGGAACGCTGCAAGGAAAGCCTTGCGCTTGCCGAGCGCGTGCAGGCGATGCGGCAACGCTTTTCACCGGGTGACGAGGCGCAGCGCATGCGCTCGCTAAAGACACTGGGTTCGGCCCACAGCTGCCTGCGCGATTACAAGCGCGCGGAACGCGATTGGAACGACGCACTGGGCATTGCCGATTCGCTGCGATCGCCACCGACCGCGGAAATCGTCGGCATCTACGACGCGCTATGGCTGATGCTGGACATGCAGGGCCAATACGACCAGGCCCTGGCACTGACCGACAAGGGCCTGGCCTTCGTCGACCGGGCGGGACAGAAAGCGGACACGCCCCTGCGCGTCGGGCTGTTGCGCAGCAAGGCGACATCGCTGTACAGGCTGGGCAAGCCGAACGACGCCCTCTCCTTCATGCAACAAGCCATTGCCTTGCAGCGCGCCAGCGTCGGGGAAAAGGGCTCGAACACCGCCATCCTCTACAACGACCTGACCTTGATCCTCAATGGCCTGGGCCGTTATCGCGAAGCCGCCGATGCGGCGCTTCACGCACAGCGATTGGGCGAAGAGGCCGGCATGGGGCCTGCCGAAGCCGCCATCCAGCTGTCGAACCTCGCCGATGCGCTCGAAAACGCCGGCGACTACCCGCAAGCCGTGCAACGCAAGGAACAGGCGCTGGCCATGCTGGACAAGGCCGGAGCCGGCAGCGACGACCCGACGCGCAGGAAGATCGAAGTCATGCTCGCCCGCGCATTGGGCTTCGCAGGTCGCTTCGACGAGGCATCGAAGCGCATGACCCGCGCGCGCGAAGCCGCGCGCAAGCTGGATGGCGAAGATTCCATGCAATATGCCTATGCAACATGGCAGATGGCGGTGCTGGAAAAGAACATGGGCGATGCGACCGCCGGCCTGCCGATCCTGGAAGAAGCCGCGCGGCGATGGACGAAGCTGGTTCCGCCGGAGCACACGGTGTTCACCCAGGTACATCGCGTCCGCGTGCACTTTGCATTGATGCAAGGCGACCTGGCGCTGGCCGAGCGCGAACAGCGCGCCGCGCTGGCCCGCTTCCAGGTCACGCAGGGGGCGCCTGCGAGCCTAGCCGTCGCCCAGGCGGAAATGGCCGACATCCTCGCCGCACAGGGCAGGCATGACGATGCGCGCAAACTACTGCTGCAAGCGTTGCCCGTCCTGCGGGAATCCGTTCTGCCCCAGGAACTCAACCGCTCCG
- a CDS encoding acetyl-CoA C-acetyltransferase has product MLYGRPVAILGGVRIPFCRQNTAYADVGNLGMSVRTLGALVEKFGLHGQQLGEVAMGAVIKHSSDWNLGREAALSSGLSPLTPGITLQRACGTSLDTIVHIAGKIGTGQIESGIGGGSDTTSDVPIVYGQALRRRLLQAAAAKTTKQKLAAFKGFKFSELKPDFPGVAEPRTGKSMGQHTEDMAKEWHISRDSQDQLAVASHHKLAAAYERGFFDDLVVPFRGVSRDNILRADSSLEKLATLKPAFDKTSGNGTLTAGNSTPLTDGASACLLSTDEWAAEHGHEVLCYLRDAQVAAVDFVHGEGLLMAPTVAVAEMLKRNNLTLQDFDIYEIHEAFAAQVLCTLRAWEDEAYCKNRLGLDAPLGKIDPAKINPNGSSLAAGHPFAATGARIVATAAKELKERGGGRCLVSICTAGGMGVVAILER; this is encoded by the coding sequence ATGCTGTACGGTCGTCCTGTCGCCATCCTTGGCGGTGTCCGCATCCCGTTCTGCCGGCAGAACACCGCCTATGCCGATGTCGGCAACCTGGGCATGTCGGTGCGCACGCTGGGTGCCTTGGTCGAGAAGTTCGGCCTGCATGGCCAGCAACTTGGCGAAGTGGCGATGGGTGCGGTGATCAAGCATTCGTCGGACTGGAACCTGGGCCGCGAAGCCGCGCTGTCCTCCGGGCTGTCGCCGCTGACGCCGGGCATCACCCTGCAGCGCGCTTGCGGCACTTCGCTCGACACCATCGTGCATATCGCCGGCAAGATCGGCACCGGTCAGATCGAATCCGGCATCGGCGGCGGTTCGGACACCACCTCCGACGTGCCGATCGTGTACGGCCAGGCCCTGCGCCGCCGCCTGCTGCAGGCCGCGGCGGCGAAGACGACCAAGCAGAAACTGGCCGCGTTCAAGGGCTTCAAGTTCTCCGAGTTGAAGCCGGATTTCCCCGGCGTGGCCGAGCCGCGCACCGGCAAGTCGATGGGCCAGCACACCGAGGACATGGCCAAGGAGTGGCACATTTCGCGGGATTCGCAGGATCAGCTGGCGGTCGCCTCTCACCACAAACTGGCCGCGGCCTACGAGCGCGGTTTCTTCGATGATTTGGTGGTGCCGTTCCGCGGCGTCTCCCGCGACAACATCCTGCGCGCGGACAGCTCGCTGGAAAAGCTGGCGACGCTGAAGCCTGCGTTCGACAAGACCTCCGGCAACGGCACCCTGACGGCAGGCAACTCGACGCCGCTGACCGATGGCGCCAGCGCCTGCCTGTTGTCGACCGACGAGTGGGCCGCCGAGCATGGCCATGAAGTGTTGTGCTACCTGCGCGATGCGCAAGTGGCGGCGGTGGATTTCGTGCACGGCGAAGGCCTGCTCATGGCGCCGACCGTGGCCGTGGCGGAGATGCTCAAGCGCAACAACCTGACCCTGCAGGATTTCGACATCTACGAAATCCACGAAGCCTTCGCCGCGCAGGTGCTGTGCACGCTGCGGGCGTGGGAAGACGAGGCCTACTGCAAGAATCGCCTCGGCCTGGATGCCCCGCTGGGCAAGATCGATCCGGCCAAGATCAACCCGAATGGCTCGTCGCTGGCGGCCGGCCATCCGTTCGCGGCGACCGGTGCGCGCATCGTCGCCACCGCGGCCAAGGAGCTGAAGGAACGCGGCGGTGGCCGTTGCCTGGTGTCGATCTGCACCGCCGGTGGCATGGGCGTGGTGGCGATACTCGAACGCTGA
- a CDS encoding ECF-type sigma factor, with product MEPAPPTEVTRLLARARAGDAQAMGAAYSAVYDELKRAARLQLRRMHDNFETTALVHEAYLKLGGAQLAAQDRNHLLALSARAMRQVLVDDARARKADKRGGGQDALTLGAADAAGDVAAVEVLKLDELLESLHRLDERAAQIVELRYFGGYTEVETAQMLDISESTLRRDWRRARAFLMKETAA from the coding sequence GTGGAACCCGCGCCCCCGACCGAAGTGACCCGCCTGCTGGCGCGTGCGCGCGCCGGCGACGCGCAGGCGATGGGCGCCGCCTATTCCGCCGTGTACGACGAACTCAAGCGTGCCGCGCGCCTGCAGCTGCGGCGCATGCACGACAATTTCGAGACCACCGCGCTGGTGCACGAGGCCTACCTCAAGCTGGGTGGCGCGCAGCTGGCGGCGCAGGATCGCAACCACCTGCTGGCGCTGTCGGCGCGGGCGATGCGCCAGGTGCTGGTGGACGACGCGCGCGCGCGCAAGGCGGACAAGCGCGGCGGTGGGCAGGACGCATTGACCCTGGGCGCGGCCGACGCCGCCGGCGATGTGGCCGCGGTCGAAGTCCTGAAGCTGGACGAGCTGCTGGAATCTCTGCATCGGCTCGACGAGCGCGCCGCGCAGATCGTCGAGTTGCGTTATTTCGGCGGCTATACCGAAGTGGAAACCGCGCAGATGCTCGACATCAGCGAAAGCACCCTGCGCCGCGACTGGCGGCGCGCACGGGCGTTCTTGATGAAGGAAACCGCGGCATGA